Proteins encoded within one genomic window of Flavobacterium oreochromis:
- the msrB gene encoding peptide-methionine (R)-S-oxide reductase MsrB → MVRIFKKGLFFLLLIALNCMNAQNGNIKNPYYSHTATNKLKLTDKEWKAILPEDLYLVSRKANTEASFTGKYWNYTGKGTYYCAACGNTLFRSDAKFASSCGWPSFFEQINKKSIVFRSDRSYGMDRIEALCGRCEGHLGHLFDDGPEPTGKRYCMNSIALDFEPDSKIKK, encoded by the coding sequence ATGGTTAGGATTTTTAAAAAAGGACTTTTCTTTTTACTACTTATTGCGTTAAACTGTATGAATGCTCAAAATGGGAATATTAAAAATCCATACTATTCTCATACAGCTACTAATAAATTAAAGCTTACTGATAAAGAATGGAAAGCTATTTTACCTGAAGATTTATATTTAGTATCAAGAAAAGCTAATACAGAAGCTTCTTTTACTGGAAAATACTGGAATTATACAGGAAAAGGAACGTATTATTGTGCCGCTTGTGGAAATACATTATTTAGATCTGATGCTAAGTTTGCCAGTTCATGTGGATGGCCTAGTTTTTTTGAACAAATTAATAAAAAGAGTATTGTTTTTAGAAGTGACAGATCATATGGAATGGATAGGATAGAAGCTTTATGTGGTCGTTGTGAAGGACATTTGGGACATCTGTTTGATGATGGACCAGAACCAACAGGAAAGCGTTATTGTATGAATTCAATAGCTCTAGATTTTGAACCCGATTCTAAAATTAAAAAATAA
- a CDS encoding LETM1-related biofilm-associated protein → MINPSAHGWVHKFFFEQSSQEQFSIFDSEGFYLATRNTGFLVGYTTHFVTSIPIEIDSLTIEEISKIALLNSLFGIYQIIKKENNSIRFTEEVVNFYHELHPKGSGLFDFFLPNDTLESKLEKIISNRIKTNDNIISKNFSHIVTNALLFIDVLAFKKYIENGYLPKKYLKKIEEIIVNVISLALTTKTTKSAYDDLLQKLFDSSVRYSKFNRINTKTTLENIDFSYLIDDYEKFYLMDLTNMALWNDGQMDESEYNFLKLLNHQLTLSDTFVMKSISDMDLFYVLIKKYPLF, encoded by the coding sequence ATGATAAATCCATCAGCACACGGTTGGGTCCACAAATTTTTCTTTGAGCAATCCTCACAAGAACAATTTAGCATATTTGATTCTGAAGGTTTTTATTTAGCTACAAGAAACACAGGATTTTTAGTAGGTTATACAACCCATTTTGTAACCTCTATCCCCATTGAAATTGACTCACTCACTATTGAAGAAATCTCAAAAATTGCTTTACTCAATTCATTATTTGGTATATACCAAATCATTAAAAAAGAGAACAATAGTATCCGTTTTACAGAAGAGGTTGTTAATTTTTATCATGAACTACATCCTAAAGGTTCAGGTCTTTTTGACTTCTTTTTACCTAATGATACACTTGAAAGTAAATTAGAAAAAATTATTTCAAATCGTATCAAAACCAATGACAACATAATCAGTAAAAACTTTTCTCATATAGTAACAAATGCTTTACTATTTATAGACGTACTGGCATTCAAAAAATATATTGAAAATGGCTATCTTCCTAAAAAATATTTAAAAAAAATAGAAGAAATAATTGTAAATGTAATTTCATTAGCATTAACAACAAAAACTACTAAATCAGCATATGATGACCTTTTGCAAAAATTATTTGATTCTTCTGTTCGCTATTCTAAATTTAATAGAATAAATACTAAAACAACTTTAGAAAATATTGATTTTTCCTATTTAATAGATGATTATGAAAAATTTTATTTAATGGATCTCACTAATATGGCCCTTTGGAATGATGGACAAATGGATGAATCCGAATACAACTTTTTAAAACTTTTAAATCATCAATTAACTCTCTCAGATACTTTTGTCATGAAAAGTATTAGTGATATGGATCTTTTTTACGTCTTAATAAAAAAATATCCCTTATTTTAA
- a CDS encoding LETM1 domain-containing protein, translated as MSQSTIRELNPEEKKKVKTQILDICKTIPSLTIFLVPGGSLLLPILIKFIPKLLPSAFNENLDQH; from the coding sequence TTGTCACAATCTACTATACGTGAACTTAACCCGGAAGAAAAGAAGAAGGTTAAGACTCAGATTTTAGATATTTGTAAAACAATACCTTCACTTACTATTTTTTTAGTTCCTGGTGGTAGCTTATTACTACCTATACTAATAAAATTTATTCCTAAACTTCTTCCTTCAGCTTTCAACGAAAACTTAGACCAACATTAA
- a CDS encoding Dps family protein: MKINSLGLPVEETKELVIQLNALLSNFQIYYQNLRGLHWNIRGKRFFDLHLKFEELYNDSQLKIDMIAERILTLGGIPYHTFNDYLENSELTAGKNISNDEKAIKLIVASITTLLVIERKILKSSDVIDDEGTSSMMSDFIKEQEKTIWMMSAWLEETVD, encoded by the coding sequence ATGAAAATAAACAGCTTAGGATTACCAGTAGAAGAAACAAAAGAATTAGTAATTCAACTCAATGCGTTATTATCTAATTTTCAAATTTATTATCAAAATTTAAGAGGTTTACATTGGAATATACGTGGTAAACGTTTTTTTGATTTGCATTTAAAATTTGAAGAGTTATATAATGATTCGCAGCTTAAAATTGATATGATAGCGGAGCGAATTTTAACTTTAGGAGGAATCCCGTATCATACTTTTAATGATTATTTAGAAAATAGTGAACTTACGGCTGGTAAAAATATTTCTAATGATGAAAAAGCTATTAAGCTTATTGTAGCATCTATTACAACATTATTAGTGATTGAACGTAAAATTTTAAAAAGTTCTGATGTTATAGATGATGAAGGAACTAGCTCTATGATGAGTGATTTTATTAAAGAGCAAGAAAAGACTATTTGGATGATGAGTGCTTGGCTAGAAGAAACGGTAGATTAA
- a CDS encoding LysR substrate-binding domain-containing protein: MTITQLQYVLAVAEHKNFTQAAEKCFVTQPTLSMQIQKIEEELDIIIFDRTKKPIQLTEVGRKIVEQAKNIVNEADRIQDIVDQEKGFIGGEFRIGIIPTVMPTLLPMFLNNFIKKYPKVKLIIEELNTAEIITKLKNGHLDAAIAATPLEEEKIKEIVLYYEPFMVYVPENHSKFNKTELEIEDLNVEEILLLQDGHCFRDGILNLCKNKNTSKENKFQLESGSFETLIRLANEGLGVTLLPYLHTLELSDKEKLKLRHFKDPKPSREVSLLIPKNELKIHIIDALRNVISGVLRGAIAFQNVEIISPLSKK; this comes from the coding sequence ATGACTATTACACAATTACAATATGTATTAGCTGTTGCCGAGCACAAAAACTTCACACAAGCAGCTGAAAAATGTTTTGTAACCCAGCCTACATTAAGTATGCAGATTCAAAAAATTGAAGAGGAACTGGATATTATAATATTTGATAGAACAAAAAAACCTATACAACTAACAGAAGTTGGAAGGAAAATTGTTGAACAAGCCAAGAATATAGTAAACGAGGCAGATCGAATTCAAGATATTGTAGACCAAGAAAAAGGCTTTATTGGAGGTGAATTTAGAATTGGTATCATACCAACAGTAATGCCAACTTTATTACCCATGTTTTTAAATAACTTCATTAAAAAGTATCCAAAAGTTAAACTAATTATTGAAGAATTAAATACAGCTGAAATCATAACTAAATTAAAAAATGGACATTTAGATGCTGCCATAGCTGCTACCCCTCTAGAGGAAGAAAAAATTAAAGAAATTGTTTTATATTATGAACCCTTTATGGTTTATGTGCCCGAAAATCATAGTAAATTTAATAAAACTGAACTAGAAATAGAAGATTTAAATGTTGAAGAAATTTTATTACTACAAGATGGGCACTGTTTTAGAGATGGGATCTTAAATCTTTGTAAAAATAAAAATACATCTAAAGAAAATAAATTTCAATTGGAAAGCGGTAGTTTTGAAACGCTTATACGATTAGCTAATGAAGGCTTAGGAGTTACCCTGCTTCCTTATCTGCATACCTTAGAATTATCGGATAAAGAAAAGCTAAAATTACGCCATTTTAAAGACCCTAAACCATCACGAGAAGTTAGTTTATTAATTCCTAAAAATGAATTAAAAATTCATATTATAGATGCTTTACGCAATGTAATTTCAGGCGTTTTAAGAGGGGCAATTGCTTTTCAAAATGTTGAAATTATTAGTCCTCTTTCAAAAAAATAA
- a CDS encoding DUF1573 domain-containing protein — translation MKQILFFTTLVLFSFSLQAQSGAKIEFKTHEIDYGTISKSTDNGVRFFEFTNTGDAPLLIKNVQSTCGCTIPSFSKEPVQPGNSGKIEVKYNMNPGPIRKSIMVESNAVNTESGLTPLKIKGTVEIN, via the coding sequence ATGAAACAAATTTTATTTTTTACAACATTAGTTTTATTCAGTTTTTCCTTACAAGCTCAAAGTGGGGCAAAAATAGAATTCAAAACACATGAAATTGATTATGGTACGATTAGTAAATCAACCGATAATGGTGTCCGATTTTTTGAATTTACTAATACAGGTGATGCGCCTCTTCTTATCAAGAATGTACAATCTACTTGCGGTTGTACAATACCTTCTTTTTCTAAAGAACCTGTTCAACCAGGAAATTCAGGAAAAATAGAAGTCAAATATAACATGAACCCAGGTCCTATCCGTAAATCCATCATGGTAGAGAGCAATGCAGTTAATACAGAAAGTGGACTAACTCCTTTAAAAATAAAAGGAACTGTTGAAATCAATTAA